A section of the Falco biarmicus isolate bFalBia1 chromosome 3, bFalBia1.pri, whole genome shotgun sequence genome encodes:
- the SLC45A1 gene encoding proton-associated sugar transporter A isoform X2, whose product MEESRKCLENDLPNRERAFNKRAANGTVTALLWMRPSGRRRHSILLWQQPPALQSGVWQGWVDGGSRSPIPGQLKGRLGTDRHLPVMIPQSATPPVSDAALLPSGASQEIWRSQVPGYSGSVTGHISHRANNFKRHPKRRKHIRPSPPPPPNTPCPIDLIDFGDLQPQRSFLELLFNGCILFGLEFSYAMETAYVTPVLLQMGLPDQLYGMVWFISPILGFLLQPLLGAWSDRCTSRFGRRRPFILVLAVGALLGLSLMLNGKDIGSALSDTANNHKWGIILTVCGVVLMDFSADSADNPSHAYMMDVCSPVDQDRGLNIHALLAGLGGGFGYVVGGIHWDKTSFGKAVGGQLRVIYVFTSVILTITTVLTLISIPERPLRSFSRKKKVMKSPSLPLPPSPPFFFEEGVNENFASHNSAHLYESFTSPVSPLSPLTPKYGSFISRDNSLTGINEFASSFGTSNIDSVLIDCFTGGHSSYLALPASLPRQPVSVSFPRVPDGCYQGENGVLEQGESSITPGPDGEPLRVGSLDAIKPRSSGILKRPQTLAIPDIVTGHCPENNRRRNVTFSQQVANILLNGVKYESELNGSSETLEQPLSVKLLCSTICQMPKALRNLCINHFLGWLSFEGMLLFYTDFMGEVVFQGNPKAPHNSDEYQKYNAGVTMGCWGMCIYAFSAAFYSAALEKLEERFSTRTLYFVAYLAFGLGTGLATLSRNIYVVLSLCATYGILFATLCTLPYSLLCDYYQSREFVGSQAEGTRRGMGVDISLLSCQYFLAQILVALAMGPLTAAVGSASGAMYFASLVSFLGCLFSSLCITYELPPTEELPHTEEQRPLLSRARNE is encoded by the exons ATGGAGGAGAGTAGAAAATGTCTTGAGAATGATCTGCCAAACAGGGAAAGGGCCTTTAACAAAAGG GCAGCAAATGGAACAGTGACTGCTCTATTGTGGATGAGGCCCTCTGGCAGGAGAAGACACAGCATCCTGTTGTGGCAacagccaccagcactgcaAAGTGGTGTGTGGCAAGGCTGGGTTGATGGAGGCTCCAGAAGTCCCATAcctgggcagctgaaaggaagaCTCGGCACAGACAG ACATCTACCCGTGATGATTCCACAATCTGCAACACCCCCCGTCAGTGATGCTGCGCTCTTGCCAAGCGGGGCTTCTCAGGAAATCTGGAGGTCACAAGTTCCAGGCTATTCTGGATCGGTCACAGGGCACATAAGTCATCGGGCCAATAACTTCAAGAGACAtccaaaaaggagaaaacacattCGCCCTTCACCGCCACCGCCACCGAACACTCCATGTCCTATTGATTTGATTGACTTTGGGGATCTCCAACCGCAGAGGTCTTTCCTAGAACTCCTCTTTAATGGGTGCATTCTCTTTGGGCTGGAGTTCAGCTATGCCATGGAAACAGCCTATGTTACCCCTGTTCTGCTTCAGATGGGGCTTCCAGACCAACTGTATGGAATGGTGTGGTTCATCAGCCCTATATTAG gGTTCTTGCTACAGCCTTTGCTGGGGGCCTGGAGTGACAGATGCACATCAAGATTTGGGAGGAGAAGACCTTTCATTCTGGTCTTAGCAGTAG GAGCGTTGCTTGGGCTCTCGCTTATGCTGAATGGCAAAGATATAGGGAGTGCCCTGTCTGACACTGCAAATAACCACAAATGGGGGATCATCCTTACGGTCTGTGGTGTTGTGCTCATGGACTTCAGCGCAGATTCGGCAGACAATCCCAGTCACGCCTACATGATGGATGTGTGCAGCCCAGTGGATCAAGACAGGGGCCTCAACATCCACGCTTTATTAGCAG GTCTTGGAGGTGGCTTTGGTTATGTTGTTGGAGGAATACACTGGGATAAAACCAGTTTTGGAAAAGCTGTGGGAGGGCAACTTCGAGTCATCTATGTCTTCACCTCAGTTATACTGACTATTACTACTGTGCTGACTCTAATCAGCATTCCAGAAAGACCCTTAAGGTCCtttagcaggaagaaaaaggtgatGAAGAGTCCAagtcttcctctccctccttctccaccTTTCTTCTTTGAGGAGGGTGTAAATGAAAACTTTGCTTCTCATAACTCAGCTCACTTATATGAAAGTTTTACAAGTCCCGTTTCCCCCCTCAGCCCACTCACACCCAAATATGGCAGTTTTATCAGCAGAGACAATTCCTTGACGGGAATTAATGAGTTTGCATCATCATTTGGGACTTCAAATATTGACAGTGTGCTTATAGACTGTTTTACAGGCGGGCATAGTAGTTATTTAGCACTTCCAGCTAGCTTGCCCAGGCAGCCTGTCAGTGTCAGCTTTCCTCGGGTACCTGATGGCTGTTACCAAGGAGAAAACGGAGTTCTGGagcaaggggagagcagcatAACACCGGGGCCTGACGGCGAGCCGCTAAGGGTGGGCTCACTGGATGCGATAAAGCCACGGTCATCGGGGATCCTGAAAAGACCTCAGACCTTGGCCATTCCAGATATCGTAACAGGACACTGTCCAGAAAATAATAGAAGAAGAAATGTAACCTTCAGCCAACAG GTTGCTAACATCTTGCTGAACGGCGTTAAGTATGAGAGCGAGCTGAATGGATCAAGCGAGACCTTGGAGCAACCACTCTCTGTGAAACTTCTTTGTTCGACCATCTGCCAGATGCCCAAGGCTCTTCGTAACCTCTGCATCAACCACTTCCTAG GATGGCTTTCATTTGAGGGGATGTTACTCTTCTACACCGACTTCATGGGAGAAGTAGTGTTTCAAGGGAATCCGAAAGCGCCTCACAACTCAGATGAGTATCAGAAGTACAACGCTGGGGTCAccatgggctgctggggaatgTGCATCTATGCGTTCAGTGCTGCTTTCTATTCAG CTGCACTGGAGAAGCTGGAGGAGCGGTTCAGCACGCGGACGCTGTACTTTGTGGCGTATTTGGCCTTcgggctgggcacagggctggccaCGCTCTCCAGAAACATCTATGTGGTGCTGTCACTGTGTGCTACCTACGGCATCCTCTTTGCCACGCTCTGCACGCTGCCCTACTCCCTGCTTTGCGACTACTACCAGAGCCGTGAG TTCGTAGGCTCGCAGGCGGAGGGCACGCGGCGCGGGATGGGCGTTGACATCtccctgctgagctgccagTACTTCCTGGCGCAGATCCTCGTGGCCCTGGCCATGGGGCCGCTGACGGCAGCTGTGGGCAGTGCCAGCGGCGCCATGTACTTCGCTAGCCTGGTCTCCTTCCTGGGCtgtcttttctcctccctctgcatCACCTACGAGCTGCCACCCACCGAGGAGCTGCCACACACTGAGGAGCAGCGCCCGCTCTTGTCCCGTGCGCGGAATGAATAA
- the SLC45A1 gene encoding proton-associated sugar transporter A isoform X6, translating into MIPQSATPPVSDAALLPSGASQEIWRSQVPGYSGSVTGHISHRANNFKRHPKRRKHIRPSPPPPPNTPCPIDLIDFGDLQPQRSFLELLFNGCILFGLEFSYAMETAYVTPVLLQMGLPDQLYGMVWFISPILGFLLQPLLGAWSDRCTSRFGRRRPFILVLAVGALLGLSLMLNGKDIGSALSDTANNHKWGIILTVCGVVLMDFSADSADNPSHAYMMDVCSPVDQDRGLNIHALLAGLGGGFGYVVGGIHWDKTSFGKAVGGQLRVIYVFTSVILTITTVLTLISIPERPLRSFSRKKKVMKSPSLPLPPSPPFFFEEGVNENFASHNSAHLYESFTSPVSPLSPLTPKYGSFISRDNSLTGINEFASSFGTSNIDSVLIDCFTGGHSSYLALPASLPRQPVSVSFPRVPDGCYQGENGVLEQGESSITPGPDGEPLRVGSLDAIKPRSSGILKRPQTLAIPDIVTGHCPENNRRRNVTFSQQVANILLNGVKYESELNGSSETLEQPLSVKLLCSTICQMPKALRNLCINHFLGWLSFEGMLLFYTDFMGEVVFQGNPKAPHNSDEYQKYNAGVTMGCWGMCIYAFSAAFYSAALEKLEERFSTRTLYFVAYLAFGLGTGLATLSRNIYVVLSLCATYGILFATLCTLPYSLLCDYYQSREFVGSQAEGTRRGMGVDISLLSCQYFLAQILVALAMGPLTAAVGSASGAMYFASLVSFLGCLFSSLCITYELPPTEELPHTEEQRPLLSRARNE; encoded by the exons ATGATTCCACAATCTGCAACACCCCCCGTCAGTGATGCTGCGCTCTTGCCAAGCGGGGCTTCTCAGGAAATCTGGAGGTCACAAGTTCCAGGCTATTCTGGATCGGTCACAGGGCACATAAGTCATCGGGCCAATAACTTCAAGAGACAtccaaaaaggagaaaacacattCGCCCTTCACCGCCACCGCCACCGAACACTCCATGTCCTATTGATTTGATTGACTTTGGGGATCTCCAACCGCAGAGGTCTTTCCTAGAACTCCTCTTTAATGGGTGCATTCTCTTTGGGCTGGAGTTCAGCTATGCCATGGAAACAGCCTATGTTACCCCTGTTCTGCTTCAGATGGGGCTTCCAGACCAACTGTATGGAATGGTGTGGTTCATCAGCCCTATATTAG gGTTCTTGCTACAGCCTTTGCTGGGGGCCTGGAGTGACAGATGCACATCAAGATTTGGGAGGAGAAGACCTTTCATTCTGGTCTTAGCAGTAG GAGCGTTGCTTGGGCTCTCGCTTATGCTGAATGGCAAAGATATAGGGAGTGCCCTGTCTGACACTGCAAATAACCACAAATGGGGGATCATCCTTACGGTCTGTGGTGTTGTGCTCATGGACTTCAGCGCAGATTCGGCAGACAATCCCAGTCACGCCTACATGATGGATGTGTGCAGCCCAGTGGATCAAGACAGGGGCCTCAACATCCACGCTTTATTAGCAG GTCTTGGAGGTGGCTTTGGTTATGTTGTTGGAGGAATACACTGGGATAAAACCAGTTTTGGAAAAGCTGTGGGAGGGCAACTTCGAGTCATCTATGTCTTCACCTCAGTTATACTGACTATTACTACTGTGCTGACTCTAATCAGCATTCCAGAAAGACCCTTAAGGTCCtttagcaggaagaaaaaggtgatGAAGAGTCCAagtcttcctctccctccttctccaccTTTCTTCTTTGAGGAGGGTGTAAATGAAAACTTTGCTTCTCATAACTCAGCTCACTTATATGAAAGTTTTACAAGTCCCGTTTCCCCCCTCAGCCCACTCACACCCAAATATGGCAGTTTTATCAGCAGAGACAATTCCTTGACGGGAATTAATGAGTTTGCATCATCATTTGGGACTTCAAATATTGACAGTGTGCTTATAGACTGTTTTACAGGCGGGCATAGTAGTTATTTAGCACTTCCAGCTAGCTTGCCCAGGCAGCCTGTCAGTGTCAGCTTTCCTCGGGTACCTGATGGCTGTTACCAAGGAGAAAACGGAGTTCTGGagcaaggggagagcagcatAACACCGGGGCCTGACGGCGAGCCGCTAAGGGTGGGCTCACTGGATGCGATAAAGCCACGGTCATCGGGGATCCTGAAAAGACCTCAGACCTTGGCCATTCCAGATATCGTAACAGGACACTGTCCAGAAAATAATAGAAGAAGAAATGTAACCTTCAGCCAACAG GTTGCTAACATCTTGCTGAACGGCGTTAAGTATGAGAGCGAGCTGAATGGATCAAGCGAGACCTTGGAGCAACCACTCTCTGTGAAACTTCTTTGTTCGACCATCTGCCAGATGCCCAAGGCTCTTCGTAACCTCTGCATCAACCACTTCCTAG GATGGCTTTCATTTGAGGGGATGTTACTCTTCTACACCGACTTCATGGGAGAAGTAGTGTTTCAAGGGAATCCGAAAGCGCCTCACAACTCAGATGAGTATCAGAAGTACAACGCTGGGGTCAccatgggctgctggggaatgTGCATCTATGCGTTCAGTGCTGCTTTCTATTCAG CTGCACTGGAGAAGCTGGAGGAGCGGTTCAGCACGCGGACGCTGTACTTTGTGGCGTATTTGGCCTTcgggctgggcacagggctggccaCGCTCTCCAGAAACATCTATGTGGTGCTGTCACTGTGTGCTACCTACGGCATCCTCTTTGCCACGCTCTGCACGCTGCCCTACTCCCTGCTTTGCGACTACTACCAGAGCCGTGAG TTCGTAGGCTCGCAGGCGGAGGGCACGCGGCGCGGGATGGGCGTTGACATCtccctgctgagctgccagTACTTCCTGGCGCAGATCCTCGTGGCCCTGGCCATGGGGCCGCTGACGGCAGCTGTGGGCAGTGCCAGCGGCGCCATGTACTTCGCTAGCCTGGTCTCCTTCCTGGGCtgtcttttctcctccctctgcatCACCTACGAGCTGCCACCCACCGAGGAGCTGCCACACACTGAGGAGCAGCGCCCGCTCTTGTCCCGTGCGCGGAATGAATAA
- the SLC45A1 gene encoding proton-associated sugar transporter A isoform X5: MRPSGRRRHSILLWQQPPALQSGVWQGWVDGGSRSPIPGQLKGRLGTDRHLPVMIPQSATPPVSDAALLPSGASQEIWRSQVPGYSGSVTGHISHRANNFKRHPKRRKHIRPSPPPPPNTPCPIDLIDFGDLQPQRSFLELLFNGCILFGLEFSYAMETAYVTPVLLQMGLPDQLYGMVWFISPILGFLLQPLLGAWSDRCTSRFGRRRPFILVLAVGALLGLSLMLNGKDIGSALSDTANNHKWGIILTVCGVVLMDFSADSADNPSHAYMMDVCSPVDQDRGLNIHALLAGLGGGFGYVVGGIHWDKTSFGKAVGGQLRVIYVFTSVILTITTVLTLISIPERPLRSFSRKKKVMKSPSLPLPPSPPFFFEEGVNENFASHNSAHLYESFTSPVSPLSPLTPKYGSFISRDNSLTGINEFASSFGTSNIDSVLIDCFTGGHSSYLALPASLPRQPVSVSFPRVPDGCYQGENGVLEQGESSITPGPDGEPLRVGSLDAIKPRSSGILKRPQTLAIPDIVTGHCPENNRRRNVTFSQQVANILLNGVKYESELNGSSETLEQPLSVKLLCSTICQMPKALRNLCINHFLGWLSFEGMLLFYTDFMGEVVFQGNPKAPHNSDEYQKYNAGVTMGCWGMCIYAFSAAFYSAALEKLEERFSTRTLYFVAYLAFGLGTGLATLSRNIYVVLSLCATYGILFATLCTLPYSLLCDYYQSREFVGSQAEGTRRGMGVDISLLSCQYFLAQILVALAMGPLTAAVGSASGAMYFASLVSFLGCLFSSLCITYELPPTEELPHTEEQRPLLSRARNE, encoded by the exons ATGAGGCCCTCTGGCAGGAGAAGACACAGCATCCTGTTGTGGCAacagccaccagcactgcaAAGTGGTGTGTGGCAAGGCTGGGTTGATGGAGGCTCCAGAAGTCCCATAcctgggcagctgaaaggaagaCTCGGCACAGACAG ACATCTACCCGTGATGATTCCACAATCTGCAACACCCCCCGTCAGTGATGCTGCGCTCTTGCCAAGCGGGGCTTCTCAGGAAATCTGGAGGTCACAAGTTCCAGGCTATTCTGGATCGGTCACAGGGCACATAAGTCATCGGGCCAATAACTTCAAGAGACAtccaaaaaggagaaaacacattCGCCCTTCACCGCCACCGCCACCGAACACTCCATGTCCTATTGATTTGATTGACTTTGGGGATCTCCAACCGCAGAGGTCTTTCCTAGAACTCCTCTTTAATGGGTGCATTCTCTTTGGGCTGGAGTTCAGCTATGCCATGGAAACAGCCTATGTTACCCCTGTTCTGCTTCAGATGGGGCTTCCAGACCAACTGTATGGAATGGTGTGGTTCATCAGCCCTATATTAG gGTTCTTGCTACAGCCTTTGCTGGGGGCCTGGAGTGACAGATGCACATCAAGATTTGGGAGGAGAAGACCTTTCATTCTGGTCTTAGCAGTAG GAGCGTTGCTTGGGCTCTCGCTTATGCTGAATGGCAAAGATATAGGGAGTGCCCTGTCTGACACTGCAAATAACCACAAATGGGGGATCATCCTTACGGTCTGTGGTGTTGTGCTCATGGACTTCAGCGCAGATTCGGCAGACAATCCCAGTCACGCCTACATGATGGATGTGTGCAGCCCAGTGGATCAAGACAGGGGCCTCAACATCCACGCTTTATTAGCAG GTCTTGGAGGTGGCTTTGGTTATGTTGTTGGAGGAATACACTGGGATAAAACCAGTTTTGGAAAAGCTGTGGGAGGGCAACTTCGAGTCATCTATGTCTTCACCTCAGTTATACTGACTATTACTACTGTGCTGACTCTAATCAGCATTCCAGAAAGACCCTTAAGGTCCtttagcaggaagaaaaaggtgatGAAGAGTCCAagtcttcctctccctccttctccaccTTTCTTCTTTGAGGAGGGTGTAAATGAAAACTTTGCTTCTCATAACTCAGCTCACTTATATGAAAGTTTTACAAGTCCCGTTTCCCCCCTCAGCCCACTCACACCCAAATATGGCAGTTTTATCAGCAGAGACAATTCCTTGACGGGAATTAATGAGTTTGCATCATCATTTGGGACTTCAAATATTGACAGTGTGCTTATAGACTGTTTTACAGGCGGGCATAGTAGTTATTTAGCACTTCCAGCTAGCTTGCCCAGGCAGCCTGTCAGTGTCAGCTTTCCTCGGGTACCTGATGGCTGTTACCAAGGAGAAAACGGAGTTCTGGagcaaggggagagcagcatAACACCGGGGCCTGACGGCGAGCCGCTAAGGGTGGGCTCACTGGATGCGATAAAGCCACGGTCATCGGGGATCCTGAAAAGACCTCAGACCTTGGCCATTCCAGATATCGTAACAGGACACTGTCCAGAAAATAATAGAAGAAGAAATGTAACCTTCAGCCAACAG GTTGCTAACATCTTGCTGAACGGCGTTAAGTATGAGAGCGAGCTGAATGGATCAAGCGAGACCTTGGAGCAACCACTCTCTGTGAAACTTCTTTGTTCGACCATCTGCCAGATGCCCAAGGCTCTTCGTAACCTCTGCATCAACCACTTCCTAG GATGGCTTTCATTTGAGGGGATGTTACTCTTCTACACCGACTTCATGGGAGAAGTAGTGTTTCAAGGGAATCCGAAAGCGCCTCACAACTCAGATGAGTATCAGAAGTACAACGCTGGGGTCAccatgggctgctggggaatgTGCATCTATGCGTTCAGTGCTGCTTTCTATTCAG CTGCACTGGAGAAGCTGGAGGAGCGGTTCAGCACGCGGACGCTGTACTTTGTGGCGTATTTGGCCTTcgggctgggcacagggctggccaCGCTCTCCAGAAACATCTATGTGGTGCTGTCACTGTGTGCTACCTACGGCATCCTCTTTGCCACGCTCTGCACGCTGCCCTACTCCCTGCTTTGCGACTACTACCAGAGCCGTGAG TTCGTAGGCTCGCAGGCGGAGGGCACGCGGCGCGGGATGGGCGTTGACATCtccctgctgagctgccagTACTTCCTGGCGCAGATCCTCGTGGCCCTGGCCATGGGGCCGCTGACGGCAGCTGTGGGCAGTGCCAGCGGCGCCATGTACTTCGCTAGCCTGGTCTCCTTCCTGGGCtgtcttttctcctccctctgcatCACCTACGAGCTGCCACCCACCGAGGAGCTGCCACACACTGAGGAGCAGCGCCCGCTCTTGTCCCGTGCGCGGAATGAATAA
- the SLC45A1 gene encoding proton-associated sugar transporter A isoform X4, with translation MSRMQAANGTVTALLWMRPSGRRRHSILLWQQPPALQSGVWQGWVDGGSRSPIPGQLKGRLGTDRHLPVMIPQSATPPVSDAALLPSGASQEIWRSQVPGYSGSVTGHISHRANNFKRHPKRRKHIRPSPPPPPNTPCPIDLIDFGDLQPQRSFLELLFNGCILFGLEFSYAMETAYVTPVLLQMGLPDQLYGMVWFISPILGFLLQPLLGAWSDRCTSRFGRRRPFILVLAVGALLGLSLMLNGKDIGSALSDTANNHKWGIILTVCGVVLMDFSADSADNPSHAYMMDVCSPVDQDRGLNIHALLAGLGGGFGYVVGGIHWDKTSFGKAVGGQLRVIYVFTSVILTITTVLTLISIPERPLRSFSRKKKVMKSPSLPLPPSPPFFFEEGVNENFASHNSAHLYESFTSPVSPLSPLTPKYGSFISRDNSLTGINEFASSFGTSNIDSVLIDCFTGGHSSYLALPASLPRQPVSVSFPRVPDGCYQGENGVLEQGESSITPGPDGEPLRVGSLDAIKPRSSGILKRPQTLAIPDIVTGHCPENNRRRNVTFSQQVANILLNGVKYESELNGSSETLEQPLSVKLLCSTICQMPKALRNLCINHFLGWLSFEGMLLFYTDFMGEVVFQGNPKAPHNSDEYQKYNAGVTMGCWGMCIYAFSAAFYSAALEKLEERFSTRTLYFVAYLAFGLGTGLATLSRNIYVVLSLCATYGILFATLCTLPYSLLCDYYQSREFVGSQAEGTRRGMGVDISLLSCQYFLAQILVALAMGPLTAAVGSASGAMYFASLVSFLGCLFSSLCITYELPPTEELPHTEEQRPLLSRARNE, from the exons ATGAGCCGGATGCAG GCAGCAAATGGAACAGTGACTGCTCTATTGTGGATGAGGCCCTCTGGCAGGAGAAGACACAGCATCCTGTTGTGGCAacagccaccagcactgcaAAGTGGTGTGTGGCAAGGCTGGGTTGATGGAGGCTCCAGAAGTCCCATAcctgggcagctgaaaggaagaCTCGGCACAGACAG ACATCTACCCGTGATGATTCCACAATCTGCAACACCCCCCGTCAGTGATGCTGCGCTCTTGCCAAGCGGGGCTTCTCAGGAAATCTGGAGGTCACAAGTTCCAGGCTATTCTGGATCGGTCACAGGGCACATAAGTCATCGGGCCAATAACTTCAAGAGACAtccaaaaaggagaaaacacattCGCCCTTCACCGCCACCGCCACCGAACACTCCATGTCCTATTGATTTGATTGACTTTGGGGATCTCCAACCGCAGAGGTCTTTCCTAGAACTCCTCTTTAATGGGTGCATTCTCTTTGGGCTGGAGTTCAGCTATGCCATGGAAACAGCCTATGTTACCCCTGTTCTGCTTCAGATGGGGCTTCCAGACCAACTGTATGGAATGGTGTGGTTCATCAGCCCTATATTAG gGTTCTTGCTACAGCCTTTGCTGGGGGCCTGGAGTGACAGATGCACATCAAGATTTGGGAGGAGAAGACCTTTCATTCTGGTCTTAGCAGTAG GAGCGTTGCTTGGGCTCTCGCTTATGCTGAATGGCAAAGATATAGGGAGTGCCCTGTCTGACACTGCAAATAACCACAAATGGGGGATCATCCTTACGGTCTGTGGTGTTGTGCTCATGGACTTCAGCGCAGATTCGGCAGACAATCCCAGTCACGCCTACATGATGGATGTGTGCAGCCCAGTGGATCAAGACAGGGGCCTCAACATCCACGCTTTATTAGCAG GTCTTGGAGGTGGCTTTGGTTATGTTGTTGGAGGAATACACTGGGATAAAACCAGTTTTGGAAAAGCTGTGGGAGGGCAACTTCGAGTCATCTATGTCTTCACCTCAGTTATACTGACTATTACTACTGTGCTGACTCTAATCAGCATTCCAGAAAGACCCTTAAGGTCCtttagcaggaagaaaaaggtgatGAAGAGTCCAagtcttcctctccctccttctccaccTTTCTTCTTTGAGGAGGGTGTAAATGAAAACTTTGCTTCTCATAACTCAGCTCACTTATATGAAAGTTTTACAAGTCCCGTTTCCCCCCTCAGCCCACTCACACCCAAATATGGCAGTTTTATCAGCAGAGACAATTCCTTGACGGGAATTAATGAGTTTGCATCATCATTTGGGACTTCAAATATTGACAGTGTGCTTATAGACTGTTTTACAGGCGGGCATAGTAGTTATTTAGCACTTCCAGCTAGCTTGCCCAGGCAGCCTGTCAGTGTCAGCTTTCCTCGGGTACCTGATGGCTGTTACCAAGGAGAAAACGGAGTTCTGGagcaaggggagagcagcatAACACCGGGGCCTGACGGCGAGCCGCTAAGGGTGGGCTCACTGGATGCGATAAAGCCACGGTCATCGGGGATCCTGAAAAGACCTCAGACCTTGGCCATTCCAGATATCGTAACAGGACACTGTCCAGAAAATAATAGAAGAAGAAATGTAACCTTCAGCCAACAG GTTGCTAACATCTTGCTGAACGGCGTTAAGTATGAGAGCGAGCTGAATGGATCAAGCGAGACCTTGGAGCAACCACTCTCTGTGAAACTTCTTTGTTCGACCATCTGCCAGATGCCCAAGGCTCTTCGTAACCTCTGCATCAACCACTTCCTAG GATGGCTTTCATTTGAGGGGATGTTACTCTTCTACACCGACTTCATGGGAGAAGTAGTGTTTCAAGGGAATCCGAAAGCGCCTCACAACTCAGATGAGTATCAGAAGTACAACGCTGGGGTCAccatgggctgctggggaatgTGCATCTATGCGTTCAGTGCTGCTTTCTATTCAG CTGCACTGGAGAAGCTGGAGGAGCGGTTCAGCACGCGGACGCTGTACTTTGTGGCGTATTTGGCCTTcgggctgggcacagggctggccaCGCTCTCCAGAAACATCTATGTGGTGCTGTCACTGTGTGCTACCTACGGCATCCTCTTTGCCACGCTCTGCACGCTGCCCTACTCCCTGCTTTGCGACTACTACCAGAGCCGTGAG TTCGTAGGCTCGCAGGCGGAGGGCACGCGGCGCGGGATGGGCGTTGACATCtccctgctgagctgccagTACTTCCTGGCGCAGATCCTCGTGGCCCTGGCCATGGGGCCGCTGACGGCAGCTGTGGGCAGTGCCAGCGGCGCCATGTACTTCGCTAGCCTGGTCTCCTTCCTGGGCtgtcttttctcctccctctgcatCACCTACGAGCTGCCACCCACCGAGGAGCTGCCACACACTGAGGAGCAGCGCCCGCTCTTGTCCCGTGCGCGGAATGAATAA